GCCGGAGACCGCGACGCTTATCGGCTCTTGGTGCGCAGGTACAGCGACGTGCTCTACGGCCACGCACTGCGGATGGCGGTGAGTCAGGACGACGCGGCCGACCTCGTGCAGCGTGCGCTGGTGCAGGGCTTCCAGAAACTCCGGACGTGTCGCGATGCCGACCGCGTCGGGGCCTGGCTCTTCCGCATCCTGGCCAACCTGTGCAAGGACCACATCCGCAGCCCGCGGCGCACTGACATTTCCCTCACCGCCATGGCGGGCGTGCTTCGCGGCCGCTCCGACCCGGCATCGGATGCGGAGGGGGCGGAGGTGCGGAGCCGCGTGTGGGGTGCACTCGACGCGCTCACGCCGGAGCAGCGTGAAGCGTTCGTGCTCAAGCACGTCGAGGGCCGGTCGTATGAGGAGATCGCTGCGGTGATGGACCTCTCGGTAGCCTCGCTGAAGATGAGGGTGCACCGCGCGCGCCAGGCGCTGCGCGGCCTCTTGGAGGAGTACGCATGACCGACGACCTGGATCGCTACCTCGACGGTGACGTCGG
This DNA window, taken from Gemmatimonadota bacterium, encodes the following:
- a CDS encoding sigma-70 family RNA polymerase sigma factor; the protein is MERTDAQVVRDVLAGDRDAYRLLVRRYSDVLYGHALRMAVSQDDAADLVQRALVQGFQKLRTCRDADRVGAWLFRILANLCKDHIRSPRRTDISLTAMAGVLRGRSDPASDAEGAEVRSRVWGALDALTPEQREAFVLKHVEGRSYEEIAAVMDLSVASLKMRVHRARQALRGLLEEYA